From Halanaeroarchaeum sulfurireducens, a single genomic window includes:
- the eno gene encoding phosphopyruvate hydratase, with amino-acid sequence MTRIEEVSLRAILDSRGNRTVEAEVRTASGGFGRGAAPSGASTGEHEAIELPVDEAIAAAREKAVPRLEGRVFSGDQRAVDAALHAADGSEDFSDIGANSAVAISMAAAKAGADVLGAPLYQHLGGAFRGRNYPIPLGNVVGGGEHAADATHIQEFLAAPVGAPNVREAVFANAAVHRTVGDILDERDIPAAKGDEGAWAPSIDDEEAFEIVAEATDRVTDDVGFEIGFGLDVAAAELYEDGVYRYGDEERTTAEQVSYVAGLVEEYDLVYVEDPLDENDFTAFADLTDRVGSRTLICGDDLFVTNTERIAHGIDVGAANSVLVKPNQIGTLSDAFDAIEMATENGYDPVISHRSGETEDTTIAHLAVATDAPYIKTGAVGGERTAKLNELIRIAEEAQ; translated from the coding sequence ATGACCCGCATCGAGGAGGTATCGCTCCGGGCGATCCTCGACTCCCGCGGCAACCGAACGGTCGAGGCCGAGGTACGAACCGCATCGGGCGGCTTCGGTCGCGGGGCCGCGCCCAGCGGTGCGAGCACGGGCGAACACGAGGCGATCGAGTTGCCGGTCGACGAGGCCATCGCCGCCGCCCGGGAGAAAGCCGTTCCCAGGCTGGAAGGCCGTGTGTTCTCCGGCGACCAGCGCGCCGTGGACGCGGCACTTCACGCCGCTGACGGCTCGGAGGACTTCTCCGACATCGGCGCGAACAGTGCCGTCGCGATTAGCATGGCCGCCGCGAAGGCCGGGGCCGACGTGCTCGGTGCACCGCTCTACCAGCATCTGGGCGGCGCGTTCCGCGGCCGCAACTACCCGATCCCCCTGGGGAACGTCGTGGGGGGCGGCGAACACGCCGCCGACGCCACGCACATCCAGGAGTTCCTCGCCGCTCCCGTCGGCGCACCGAACGTCCGCGAGGCGGTGTTCGCCAACGCCGCGGTCCACCGAACTGTCGGGGATATCCTCGACGAACGCGACATCCCCGCAGCGAAAGGTGACGAAGGAGCCTGGGCCCCCTCGATCGACGACGAGGAGGCCTTCGAGATCGTCGCCGAGGCGACCGATCGGGTCACCGACGACGTCGGCTTCGAGATCGGCTTCGGCCTCGACGTCGCCGCCGCCGAACTCTACGAGGACGGCGTCTACCGGTACGGCGACGAGGAGCGAACGACAGCCGAGCAGGTCTCGTACGTCGCCGGACTCGTCGAGGAGTACGATCTGGTCTACGTCGAGGATCCCCTCGACGAGAACGACTTCACCGCGTTCGCCGATCTCACCGATCGGGTCGGGTCGCGGACGCTGATCTGCGGCGACGACCTGTTCGTCACGAACACCGAACGGATCGCCCACGGCATCGACGTCGGTGCGGCGAACAGCGTCCTCGTCAAACCGAACCAGATCGGGACGCTCTCCGATGCCTTCGACGCCATCGAAATGGCCACGGAGAACGGGTACGATCCGGTCATCTCCCACCGCAGCGGCGAAACCGAAGACACGACGATCGCCCACCTCGCCGTGGCCACGGACGCCCCGTACATCAAGACGGGTGCGGTCGGCGGCGAGCGAACCGCGAAGCTCAACGAACTTATTCGCATTGCCGAGGAGGCACAATGA
- a CDS encoding DNA-directed RNA polymerase subunit N, with protein MMVPVRCFTCGKPVGEHWDEYKARAATQEGDEDPEEVLDDLGLDRYCCRRMLVSHDDLVDVVSPYQ; from the coding sequence ATGATGGTACCCGTCCGCTGTTTCACGTGCGGCAAGCCGGTGGGTGAGCACTGGGACGAATACAAGGCCCGTGCTGCCACGCAGGAAGGTGACGAAGACCCCGAGGAGGTACTCGACGACCTGGGACTGGATCGGTACTGCTGCAGGCGAATGCTCGTATCGCACGACGACCTCGTCGACGTCGTTTCACCGTATCAATAA
- a CDS encoding DNA-directed RNA polymerase subunit K: protein MPQTYNRYEKARIIGARALQVSYGAPVLIDTNQTEPILIAAEEYDEGVLPFTVRRGT, encoded by the coding sequence ATGCCACAGACATACAATCGGTACGAGAAAGCACGCATCATCGGGGCCCGGGCCCTCCAGGTATCCTACGGAGCGCCGGTTCTGATCGACACCAACCAGACCGAGCCGATCCTCATCGCTGCCGAGGAGTACGATGAGGGCGTCCTGCCGTTCACGGTTCGGAGGGGCACCTGA